In Thalassotalea fonticola, a single genomic region encodes these proteins:
- a CDS encoding di-heme oxidoredictase family protein, with amino-acid sequence MNFKHCLAIFLFSLLTACGGGGSDKTEIENTPPVENTTPADEQDNSAEEQDNTETEILDVDNDGVLDSVDSCLDSKPNDLVDETGCINTEEVVDEFVEVAVDAGILIAGKDAGNPGFTLYVFDNDLNKSGSNCIDGCAVNWPPLLVTDQVATGIENLTTVIRDDGALQAAYNGRPLYYFINDAAIGDTKGSRVNGWDVQPVNSDSVDTDNDGVIDAIDVCPDTEPAVEVDATGCAIVVEVPSPLIEVDVANGILIAGKDAPNQGFTLYVFDNDLQQTGSTCNGGCAVNWPPLLVTDEVANGVINLTTVVRDDGTLQAAYKGRPLYYFINDVAVGDTNGSQIDGWDVQPYSVDVSLGDIVPLYNDTTVQEPAIIYETNDAVITKFADRGRDRHAKEDQFQQYDHYLSHYWTHRTARFKFTDHVAKGGSSIKVEWVSEWKLQALEFRAWYSGMNTVAQYHGNYEPEVVVEGHGTYDNDLVQTSTTGEQYKYSLTINDYRALNGSVSPLAIGQHMEIEVSQFLDGVPEGRSNYYGTTYLYQVGKGGMVPWKTLGDFDDKSSERENSHPIAKSGWLGGNTTLPYQYTNEPNDHFMQMATNLSSVNGQPFVLGRRILHTSFVNGQHDEDPANGSFAELSGKAGTHFVNDSCSSCHERNGRAAPAEVGVNLDKWVFKIADSNGEPDAERGRVLQPSNVGNVQGEGTVSLAAWTESNGLRSPNYQFSTGTPAKFSARIAPQLVGMGLLEAIPEQSILALEDVNDEVAPFGISGKAQKSTDPVTGQTRLGRFGWKAGASSVKHQIAGALNTDMGVMTSVLSNPDCGANQQARGECGVNTVELADQHLDNLVKYIALLGVRAQRDLDDTQVQNGQALFSNIGCNDCHVETLTTTEHHPLTELVGQTIHPYTDLLLHDMGEGLADNLGEGLATGAEWRTTPLWGIGLSACVTGGVINPVGGQGNEVCTPVHSYLHDGRARTIEEAILWHGGESQASKVKYQQLSTSDKNDLLSFLNSL; translated from the coding sequence TTGAATTTCAAACATTGCCTTGCCATCTTTTTATTTTCCCTATTAACGGCATGTGGAGGCGGGGGCAGTGATAAAACTGAAATCGAGAATACTCCACCAGTCGAAAATACCACACCTGCAGATGAGCAAGATAACTCTGCAGAAGAACAAGATAATACTGAAACAGAAATACTAGATGTTGATAATGATGGCGTTTTAGACTCTGTTGATAGTTGTCTTGATTCAAAACCAAATGACCTAGTCGATGAAACTGGTTGCATCAACACAGAAGAAGTTGTCGATGAGTTCGTGGAAGTTGCAGTCGATGCTGGTATCTTAATCGCCGGTAAAGATGCAGGCAATCCAGGTTTTACTTTATATGTGTTTGATAACGATTTAAACAAATCAGGCAGTAACTGTATTGATGGTTGTGCGGTAAATTGGCCGCCATTGCTGGTTACCGATCAAGTGGCTACTGGCATTGAGAATTTAACCACAGTTATACGTGATGACGGTGCTTTGCAGGCAGCTTATAACGGTAGGCCACTATATTATTTTATTAATGATGCGGCTATCGGTGATACAAAAGGTAGTCGGGTTAATGGCTGGGATGTACAGCCCGTTAATAGTGATTCAGTAGACACTGATAATGATGGTGTAATAGATGCTATCGATGTTTGCCCTGATACAGAGCCGGCTGTTGAGGTTGATGCAACTGGTTGTGCCATTGTGGTGGAAGTGCCTAGTCCGTTAATAGAAGTTGATGTTGCTAATGGAATCTTAATCGCAGGTAAAGATGCACCAAACCAAGGGTTTACACTCTATGTATTTGATAATGATTTGCAGCAAACCGGCAGTACCTGTAACGGTGGCTGCGCGGTTAATTGGCCACCATTATTGGTTACCGATGAAGTGGCTAATGGAGTAATAAATTTAACCACAGTGGTACGTGATGATGGCACTTTACAGGCGGCATACAAAGGTAGACCATTATATTACTTTATTAATGATGTTGCCGTTGGTGATACCAATGGTAGCCAGATAGATGGTTGGGATGTACAACCATATAGCGTCGATGTATCTCTTGGTGATATCGTGCCTTTATATAATGACACTACAGTTCAAGAGCCGGCAATTATTTATGAAACTAATGACGCGGTAATTACGAAGTTTGCCGATAGAGGACGAGACCGACACGCCAAGGAAGATCAATTTCAGCAGTATGATCACTACCTATCGCATTATTGGACCCACCGTACGGCGCGTTTTAAATTTACTGATCACGTTGCCAAAGGTGGCTCAAGCATTAAGGTTGAATGGGTTTCAGAATGGAAGTTACAAGCATTAGAATTTAGGGCCTGGTATTCAGGCATGAACACCGTTGCACAATATCATGGTAATTATGAACCCGAAGTGGTTGTTGAAGGGCATGGCACTTATGATAATGATTTAGTACAAACCAGCACGACAGGCGAGCAATATAAATACTCACTAACCATCAATGATTACAGAGCATTAAATGGCAGTGTATCGCCATTAGCTATAGGTCAGCATATGGAAATTGAAGTGAGCCAATTTCTTGATGGCGTGCCTGAAGGCAGAAGCAATTATTATGGTACGACTTATCTTTATCAAGTAGGTAAAGGCGGCATGGTACCTTGGAAAACCCTTGGCGATTTTGATGATAAATCTTCAGAGCGTGAAAATTCACACCCGATTGCCAAAAGCGGTTGGTTGGGTGGCAATACTACTTTACCTTATCAATATACCAATGAGCCAAATGATCATTTCATGCAAATGGCCACCAATTTATCTAGCGTTAACGGTCAGCCATTTGTGCTCGGTCGCCGTATTTTGCATACCTCATTTGTTAATGGTCAGCATGATGAAGACCCGGCTAACGGTAGCTTTGCTGAATTGAGCGGTAAAGCCGGTACGCATTTTGTTAACGATAGTTGTTCGAGTTGTCATGAACGAAATGGCCGAGCTGCACCGGCAGAAGTTGGTGTAAATCTGGATAAATGGGTATTTAAAATTGCCGATAGCAATGGTGAACCAGATGCTGAAAGAGGAAGAGTATTACAGCCGAGCAATGTAGGTAATGTTCAAGGAGAAGGAACTGTATCTTTAGCGGCTTGGACAGAGTCTAATGGTTTGCGTTCGCCAAACTATCAATTTTCTACCGGTACGCCGGCTAAGTTTTCTGCACGGATTGCGCCGCAGTTAGTGGGTATGGGATTATTAGAAGCAATACCAGAGCAAAGCATTTTGGCACTCGAAGATGTAAATGATGAAGTTGCCCCATTTGGTATTTCAGGTAAAGCGCAAAAATCGACAGACCCAGTAACCGGACAAACTCGTTTAGGTCGGTTTGGTTGGAAAGCGGGCGCGAGTAGCGTGAAGCATCAAATCGCCGGAGCATTAAATACCGATATGGGGGTGATGACCAGTGTTCTATCCAACCCAGACTGTGGAGCCAACCAGCAAGCGAGGGGCGAATGTGGCGTAAACACTGTTGAATTAGCTGATCAACACTTAGATAACCTGGTTAAGTATATTGCTCTATTAGGCGTAAGGGCGCAACGTGATCTGGATGACACGCAGGTGCAAAACGGACAAGCATTATTTTCAAACATTGGTTGTAATGATTGCCATGTTGAAACTCTGACTACCACTGAACACCATCCACTAACGGAATTAGTCGGTCAAACGATTCACCCATACACAGATTTGCTATTACACGACATGGGCGAGGGTTTGGCCGATAACTTAGGAGAAGGCCTTGCTACAGGTGCTGAGTGGCGCACCACTCCATTGTGGGGCATAGGTTTATCTGCCTGTGTTACCGGTGGCGTAATTAACCCTGTTGGCGGTCAAGGTAATGAAGTATGCACGCCAGTACACAGCTACTTGCATGATGGCCGCGCCCGCACTATTGAAGAAGCAATCCTTTGGCATGGCGGCGAATCACAAGCATCAAAAGTGAAGTACCAACAGCTTAGCACTAGTGATAAAAATGATTTGTTGAGTTTCTTAAACTCGCTATAA
- a CDS encoding tetratricopeptide repeat protein, with amino-acid sequence MIFRFDSCELNTENFTLQINGVPQLVEPHVFDLILYLIEHRNRLVSRDELFKNLWAGREVGDATLSNNIKCARAALGDDGERQIIIKTTRGRGYQFIADVVIPNKIDHSSTSIANVKATSPGTLPFNPKRYLGPLFAVTLLLIFIISYKIWPPVSEVAVSNAANDHIAKAIAVLPFKNHSDLEKDVFFTRGVHDDLLVHISKISAVKSISRSSVMTYLNSSKDVQTIGRELGVTTILQGSVQRATDQIRINVHLINALSDENIWAESYTRKLTAKNVFDIQEEIAKTIAAALETVLLPREIAYIEKLPTQNLSALEEYFRAKESSRKNTHEGHQQAIVHLEHAVNLDPNFSTAYALLANLQVGQIFWTGLPANEQIAKAKSLIAIAMKLDSNISELYRAIGRLKIYEQDFKAADSAFKRAIRLNPNNAEAYASYAELYLRSLDNIPRAIILLSKAYTLNPKDDNLAAALAQALIVAGRFDEARKIVVDIIVRKPTYATAHRLLTFIEFYGDHKIAEALRSLSRTIQLDPDVPFNSMLMGLTYIHLGDNEQAIAWLNHALELAPEFSGANYCQALIYELRGDHNAAIDSYFKVSKDFALANLSMYNLMKASLQTQRSAEVIEYYQKIYPELFQADVNVDTTNFVVALALGRLLKQQGKIVQSTRLLEGSLIAAQAEIHWGWADNHNNWQAKIYLAMGNKEAALAAFSEVVEEGWHSEKLINDPDHHVFYDEPIYQQLVQTMQFHLKAEREKIRKMESKGELPPIPATP; translated from the coding sequence ATGATATTCAGGTTCGATAGCTGTGAGCTAAATACTGAAAACTTCACTTTGCAGATAAATGGCGTGCCGCAGTTGGTAGAACCCCATGTATTTGATTTAATTTTATACTTGATTGAACATCGGAATAGATTGGTATCGCGAGATGAATTATTCAAAAATCTTTGGGCTGGTCGTGAAGTCGGTGATGCCACTTTAAGCAATAATATAAAATGTGCACGTGCTGCGTTAGGGGATGACGGTGAACGGCAAATCATTATAAAAACAACTCGAGGGCGAGGTTATCAATTTATTGCCGACGTAGTAATACCTAATAAAATTGATCACTCAAGTACGTCTATAGCCAATGTTAAAGCTACTAGCCCGGGAACTTTACCATTCAACCCTAAACGTTATTTAGGGCCATTATTTGCGGTAACCTTGCTGCTAATCTTTATTATCAGTTATAAAATCTGGCCTCCTGTTAGCGAAGTTGCTGTAAGTAATGCTGCTAACGATCACATCGCTAAAGCCATTGCTGTTTTGCCGTTTAAAAATCATAGCGATTTAGAAAAGGATGTATTCTTTACCAGGGGCGTGCACGATGATTTACTGGTGCACATTTCAAAAATTAGTGCCGTCAAATCAATATCGCGTTCTTCGGTTATGACCTACCTTAACAGTAGTAAGGATGTACAAACTATCGGCAGAGAACTGGGAGTGACGACAATATTGCAAGGTAGTGTGCAACGGGCAACGGACCAAATCCGTATCAATGTTCATTTAATCAATGCCTTATCCGATGAAAATATTTGGGCTGAGAGCTATACCAGAAAACTCACCGCTAAAAATGTTTTTGATATTCAAGAAGAAATAGCGAAAACCATCGCAGCGGCACTTGAAACTGTACTCTTGCCACGAGAAATAGCTTACATTGAAAAGCTACCAACCCAAAACTTGTCAGCTTTAGAAGAATACTTTCGGGCTAAAGAAAGCAGTAGAAAAAACACTCATGAAGGTCATCAGCAGGCCATAGTGCATTTAGAGCATGCAGTAAATCTAGACCCTAATTTTTCCACTGCTTATGCACTGTTAGCTAATTTGCAGGTAGGACAAATTTTCTGGACTGGCCTACCGGCCAATGAACAGATTGCGAAAGCTAAATCTTTAATCGCAATCGCGATGAAACTTGATAGCAACATTAGTGAACTGTATCGAGCTATTGGCAGACTTAAGATCTATGAACAAGACTTTAAAGCTGCTGATTCAGCTTTTAAAAGAGCAATTAGGCTAAACCCCAATAACGCCGAAGCTTATGCGTCATATGCAGAATTATATTTGAGATCTTTAGACAATATTCCTCGAGCAATTATCTTGTTATCAAAGGCTTACACTCTAAATCCAAAAGATGATAACTTGGCCGCCGCTCTAGCCCAGGCACTTATCGTGGCGGGTCGTTTCGATGAAGCAAGAAAAATAGTAGTGGATATTATTGTTCGAAAACCAACTTATGCCACCGCCCATAGATTATTAACTTTTATTGAATTCTACGGTGATCATAAAATTGCAGAAGCTCTGCGCTCACTTTCTAGGACCATTCAACTAGATCCTGATGTGCCTTTTAATTCAATGTTAATGGGCTTGACCTATATTCACTTAGGCGATAATGAGCAAGCAATAGCATGGCTTAACCATGCATTAGAGCTTGCACCGGAGTTTAGTGGGGCAAATTATTGTCAAGCACTAATCTATGAACTTCGCGGCGACCATAATGCAGCAATCGATTCGTACTTTAAGGTATCAAAAGACTTCGCGCTGGCTAACCTGTCAATGTACAACCTAATGAAAGCCAGTTTACAAACACAGCGCTCAGCAGAAGTGATAGAGTATTATCAAAAGATTTACCCGGAACTTTTTCAGGCCGATGTGAATGTAGATACCACCAATTTTGTCGTTGCATTAGCTCTTGGCAGATTGCTTAAGCAACAAGGAAAAATAGTGCAGTCGACTAGGCTATTAGAAGGCAGCCTTATAGCTGCTCAGGCCGAAATACATTGGGGTTGGGCGGATAATCATAACAACTGGCAGGCTAAAATTTACTTGGCAATGGGAAATAAAGAGGCCGCATTGGCCGCTTTTTCTGAAGTTGTTGAAGAAGGCTGGCATTCAGAGAAACTTATTAATGATCCTGATCATCACGTATTTTATGATGAGCCAATATATCAACAGCTAGTGCAGACAATGCAATTTCATCTTAAGGCAGAGCGAGAAAAGATCAGGAAGATGGAATCTAAAGGAGAGCTACCTCCTATCCCGGCAACACCCTAG
- a CDS encoding DUF3718 domain-containing protein, translated as MKPMTLLLIIVTIFMVNSAYAAQYKFIAKDDSIYTKMCVLAGNNEQKALKRILRRHRDSEKSITNSTFCNDMYIANFAQKYNASMTFNYLKRHTYRKNLDKASDITIKDIVTRVTEDNSAEEIILVYVGH; from the coding sequence ATGAAACCAATGACATTACTACTAATTATCGTGACTATTTTCATGGTGAATAGTGCCTACGCCGCTCAATATAAATTTATTGCCAAGGATGATTCTATCTACACCAAAATGTGTGTGCTTGCTGGAAATAATGAGCAAAAGGCACTAAAAAGAATCTTGAGGCGCCATAGAGATAGCGAAAAGAGTATTACAAATAGCACCTTTTGCAATGATATGTATATTGCAAATTTTGCCCAGAAGTATAATGCCAGTATGACTTTCAATTACTTAAAAAGGCATACCTATAGAAAAAACCTAGATAAAGCATCTGACATAACGATTAAGGATATTGTGACTCGTGTCACGGAGGATAATTCAGCGGAAGAAATTATTTTAGTTTATGTTGGTCATTAG
- a CDS encoding Calx-beta domain-containing protein has translation MKVHLLLILILVSMPCYAENLWWIIDHDEEGIEYYPKNEDGISLSHRITLNRDQLSKLSPATTINLPIHSSLSYLATIKRIKQNANGSNTYIGEIAVSNKSYPVILTIGEASFYGFIAADDKTYLIEGSKDTGTLTEERRDTIAIDEDFIVPISSSAASSVDPLVKSKTTSNKALVAKKAEVIANIANIKLLIIYNQYVRDRYGGSPLTRVHHIIEVTNQIFFNSGVYINLQLAATLEVDYPNETNLFTALDDLTKAKSPIFLPVRKLRYEAGADMVMFLLISANSSTTGYAWANGKNGSISRFSDKMYSAIYLNRSDYIAAHELGHNLGLHHSRKQDPYKGVSFDFALGYGVEHQFATVMAYQSVFSTSNKIYQFSNPDKECEFLPCGISTDNTSASADASYALNLVRFQAEDLYQDSPSLTLTQNTVPALHDQALQTCINKLHSNDIYLYTGMINDIDCRVKKIDSLAGLSAFDNLHTINLYNNFLTDLSPLANLTKLKWLNIQANEIHDISALFHLNYWDYLNLLGNPIYCWQLRYFDQFETVYDWSPPTQCDDSDDLNDYDYDGVNNLDELNNNEDPTLNSNGGGKLQFSQNVYRFDEQTGSIQIRIERVQGNLNTLTASIEIEDQSTNRDVDYIISQQSISFEHGESSQFLLLTIIDDEEAESIESFNIELVSKNNTDMTRVEIIDNDYDPSMAEKKSSGSGIYGIYLLCLAILFLFVKILITNNHFKRDSNF, from the coding sequence TTGAAAGTTCACTTATTATTAATTTTAATATTAGTATCGATGCCTTGCTATGCTGAAAATTTATGGTGGATAATTGACCATGATGAAGAAGGGATAGAATATTATCCAAAAAATGAAGATGGTATTTCCCTTTCGCATAGAATAACGCTTAATCGAGATCAGTTATCAAAGTTATCTCCAGCTACCACTATCAACCTTCCTATTCATAGCTCACTTAGCTATTTAGCGACAATCAAACGCATTAAACAAAATGCCAATGGTAGTAATACCTATATAGGTGAAATTGCTGTGAGTAATAAGTCATATCCGGTGATATTAACGATAGGAGAGGCCTCATTTTATGGCTTCATAGCTGCTGATGATAAAACCTATTTAATAGAAGGAAGTAAAGACACCGGAACACTTACTGAAGAGCGCCGTGATACCATCGCAATTGATGAAGATTTTATTGTTCCAATCTCAAGCTCCGCCGCTTCATCCGTTGATCCTTTGGTGAAATCAAAAACGACTAGCAATAAAGCTTTAGTAGCAAAAAAAGCAGAGGTTATCGCAAATATTGCCAATATAAAATTACTTATTATTTATAATCAATATGTTAGAGATAGATATGGTGGTTCTCCATTAACCAGGGTTCATCATATTATTGAGGTTACCAACCAGATATTTTTCAACAGTGGGGTATATATAAATTTACAATTAGCGGCAACCTTAGAGGTTGATTACCCAAATGAAACAAATTTATTTACCGCACTTGATGATTTAACAAAAGCAAAATCACCTATATTTTTGCCAGTTAGAAAACTACGCTATGAAGCTGGTGCCGATATGGTGATGTTTTTACTTATTTCAGCTAATTCGTCAACTACCGGTTATGCATGGGCTAACGGTAAAAATGGCAGTATTTCAAGGTTTTCAGATAAAATGTATAGCGCGATTTATTTGAATAGGTCTGATTATATTGCTGCCCATGAATTGGGCCATAATTTGGGATTACATCACTCCCGTAAACAAGACCCGTATAAAGGTGTCAGCTTTGATTTTGCCTTAGGTTATGGGGTTGAACATCAATTTGCTACGGTGATGGCATACCAAAGTGTATTTTCAACATCTAATAAAATATATCAATTTTCTAACCCCGATAAAGAGTGTGAATTTTTACCTTGTGGCATATCAACTGACAACACTTCTGCAAGTGCTGATGCCAGTTACGCACTTAATTTAGTTCGTTTTCAAGCCGAAGATTTATATCAAGATAGCCCGAGTTTAACGTTAACACAAAACACCGTACCTGCTTTACATGATCAAGCTTTACAAACTTGCATTAATAAGCTTCATTCGAATGATATTTATCTATATACAGGAATGATTAATGATATTGATTGCAGGGTCAAAAAAATAGATTCACTTGCTGGACTTTCAGCATTTGATAATTTACACACGATAAATTTGTATAATAATTTTTTGACTGATTTATCACCATTAGCAAATTTAACAAAGCTAAAATGGTTAAATATTCAGGCAAATGAAATACATGATATTTCTGCACTTTTTCACTTAAATTATTGGGATTATCTGAACCTGTTGGGTAACCCAATTTATTGCTGGCAATTGCGTTATTTTGACCAGTTTGAAACTGTGTATGATTGGAGTCCTCCAACGCAATGCGATGATAGTGATGATTTAAATGACTATGACTATGATGGTGTAAATAACCTGGACGAACTTAATAACAATGAAGACCCTACTCTAAACAGCAATGGTGGCGGCAAATTACAGTTTAGCCAAAACGTTTACCGCTTTGATGAACAAACGGGCAGTATACAAATAAGAATTGAACGAGTACAAGGCAACTTAAATACATTAACTGCATCGATAGAGATAGAAGATCAAAGTACCAACCGAGATGTCGATTATATCATCAGCCAACAAAGTATCTCTTTTGAGCACGGAGAAAGTAGCCAATTTCTACTATTAACAATTATTGATGATGAGGAAGCCGAAAGTATTGAAAGTTTTAACATTGAATTAGTCAGTAAAAACAATACTGATATGACTAGAGTTGAGATAATAGACAACGATTATGATCCCTCTATGGCCGAAAAAAAATCATCTGGAAGTGGTATTTACGGCATATACTTACTGTGTTTAGCAATACTATTTTTGTTTGTTAAAATATTAATTACCAATAACCATTTCAAACGGGACTCTAACTTTTAA
- a CDS encoding S9 family peptidase → MLNLILLIVLSMQPFFLFAQQLQVPVEAYGKLPSKSMVVISPNAERMAYRDTSNNNDAMVVIDLKSGSLLAAVDVSSVKPDNVYFIDDDRLIFVASKNKHIWGYRGRHDISAAFVYNLTTEKIHQLLIQGYGIYDGQSQLGSIIGISPDKKYAYMPAYKNLGAYNLYKVNLEKKRKPSIYRKGTSDTIDFFLDKNGEILARERYNNKTNLHRIEALIDDDWQEIFRQETPYRTKGFNGVTPDRKSLVMISQDDEHGRWAYYTMTLADGTISGPIFSHKDKDVEHVLTDIQRVIHGVQYSGFTPTYEFFDEKLNARMRGINKAMPNNTFVIKDNTPDWNSMVFYMDGELSSGDYVLYEKGALDLLSPARPDIPPQAVHPVKEYSFKARDGLTIPSLITTPIGQTVKNLPAIMLPHGGPESYDKLGFDWMTQYFAGQGYLVIQPQFRGSKGFGTEHLFKGRGEWGRKMQDDLTDAVHDLSKKGLIDKARVCIVGASYGGYAALAGATFTPDLYKCVVSINGVSDVEQMLDTEQRDYGSDHWVVSYWQDVISKGDVDEDHLEQISPINYVKNVIAPVLLIHGELDQTVPVEQSEDMFDELEDADKNVTFIELEEGDHNLSNAKNRMRALKAIDKFINQHI, encoded by the coding sequence ATGCTTAACTTAATTTTACTCATCGTGCTTTCGATGCAACCTTTTTTCCTCTTTGCTCAACAGTTGCAAGTACCTGTTGAAGCTTATGGAAAATTACCGAGTAAAAGTATGGTGGTTATATCGCCAAATGCTGAGCGAATGGCTTACCGAGACACTTCAAATAATAACGACGCCATGGTAGTCATAGATTTAAAAAGTGGCTCTCTTCTGGCTGCTGTTGATGTGTCATCGGTGAAACCGGATAATGTCTATTTTATTGATGATGACAGGCTGATTTTTGTAGCTTCAAAAAATAAGCATATCTGGGGTTATAGAGGACGACATGATATAAGTGCTGCATTTGTTTATAACTTAACAACGGAAAAAATACATCAACTCTTGATCCAAGGCTATGGCATTTATGACGGTCAATCGCAATTAGGGAGTATTATTGGAATTTCCCCGGATAAGAAGTACGCCTATATGCCCGCTTATAAAAATCTTGGTGCATATAACTTGTATAAAGTTAATTTAGAAAAAAAAAGAAAACCTAGCATTTATCGCAAAGGCACCTCTGATACCATCGACTTCTTTTTAGATAAAAATGGTGAAATTCTTGCTCGTGAACGATATAACAATAAAACCAATTTACACCGTATTGAAGCGCTAATAGATGATGACTGGCAAGAAATATTTCGTCAAGAAACGCCTTATCGTACCAAAGGGTTTAATGGCGTAACACCTGATCGAAAAAGCTTAGTTATGATCAGCCAAGACGATGAGCATGGTCGTTGGGCTTATTATACTATGACGCTAGCTGATGGGACTATTTCGGGTCCTATATTTAGTCACAAAGATAAAGACGTTGAACATGTATTAACCGACATACAACGAGTAATACATGGTGTGCAATATTCTGGTTTTACGCCAACCTATGAATTTTTTGATGAAAAACTAAATGCTCGCATGCGTGGTATTAATAAGGCCATGCCAAACAATACCTTTGTGATTAAAGACAACACACCTGATTGGAATTCTATGGTGTTTTATATGGATGGCGAATTAAGCTCTGGCGATTACGTACTCTATGAAAAAGGCGCACTTGATTTATTATCACCTGCTCGACCAGATATTCCGCCACAAGCTGTTCACCCGGTAAAAGAGTATAGCTTTAAAGCACGAGACGGTTTAACCATTCCTTCGCTTATTACCACACCAATTGGTCAAACAGTTAAAAATCTTCCAGCCATAATGCTTCCTCACGGAGGACCAGAATCTTACGATAAACTTGGCTTTGACTGGATGACTCAGTATTTTGCTGGCCAAGGATATTTAGTAATTCAGCCGCAATTTAGAGGTTCTAAAGGGTTTGGAACTGAGCACCTATTTAAAGGAAGAGGTGAATGGGGCCGTAAAATGCAAGATGATTTGACCGATGCAGTGCACGACTTATCGAAAAAAGGCCTGATTGATAAAGCTCGTGTGTGCATTGTAGGTGCCAGTTATGGTGGTTATGCAGCGCTAGCCGGAGCTACGTTTACTCCCGATTTATATAAGTGTGTGGTTTCTATTAACGGTGTTTCTGATGTAGAACAGATGTTAGACACAGAACAACGTGATTACGGTAGTGACCATTGGGTAGTGTCTTATTGGCAAGATGTAATTTCAAAAGGAGATGTTGACGAAGATCATTTAGAACAAATATCGCCAATCAATTATGTAAAGAACGTAATCGCACCAGTACTATTGATTCATGGAGAACTCGATCAAACAGTACCAGTAGAGCAGTCAGAAGATATGTTTGATGAACTGGAAGATGCTGACAAGAATGTCACCTTCATCGAGTTAGAAGAAGGCGACCATAATCTTAGTAACGCTAAAAATCGAATGAGAGCACTTAAGGCCATTGATAAATTTATTAACCAACATATCTAA